The sequence gctctaaggGTATGCAATTAGTGTGATTTTGcgacataaaaatttaaagtgCTTTTTGATCACCTTCAGGAAAAAGTGTTTTTCTAAAAagcattttgaattttaataaatttttttgatagTTTTCTAATAGAAGCActtctagaaaaaaaaaaaaaaaacccttgtGAGTGCTTTTTACGGAAACAGTCGCATACCAAAATTGCTGTAATGTTAATTCGTGGTGGTTGTGATTACAGGGCCGGGGGGGGGGGGGCCACCAGCGGGGTCTGTGGGGTTATTTTCGTATTGAAAGTTTGGGCTGATTAAGGAATTAAAGCAAACAAGAAACTGCAGCAATAAATACCAAGCAAAAATATTAATCATGAGACTGGAAAGCGGACCTTCCCAGCTGCTGCCCATTTCTGTGCATGCCACCCAACTCAGGGTTTGAAATTCAAGGCGTTTCCTATATATAGACCAGGCAGCTATTCAATTTCTGTGGTCAGTGGTTTGGTATCTCACTATTAGATGACATATTTGATTTCGACCATTGTTGATGACCGAAACATCTACACCTTCACACGTGATGttattaatgaatatatatacttcTTTATACGACattttaaagtataaatttatcgtctacttatattataataaaacaatatatttCTTGATGACATtataaagtataaatttaCCGCCTAGGGTAGGGATAACACTAAACGTGTTATAGTACTGTAAcaatttttccttaatttctACCATAATACCTTTTtaatatatcatttttataaataaatatataaaacttaaattattaaagtgTGAAAGCATGATTCATCTATTGTCTAACAAGTGcattgtttcttcttttgatattTCAAAACCgttgtaaacaaaaaaattactcaAAACTGATCAGCATTTGAACGAGTTGAGTGCTTTGTATGAGTTgcctttgttcaaaagagttTTTATCAGCAACACCTGTGTTCAATAGCAGAGAAGATAATTCATTCAATCGCTTAAACAAAaggatgaaattgaaattttacaaAGCTATTAGGGTGACTACatcaattaataaaaaaaaactgttcGATTTGCATATAGGTATATTATAcagtttaatttttaatgtacTAGGTTGGCTCATGAACGTACAACTGATGAacaaggacaaaaaaaaaaacagcacGTTTGGGGGCTTCTAGGAAGGTTAAAATTGCTGAACTGTCTAGCTCTGCCCTCATTTTGCAACAAGCAAGAAGTAAGAACAATATAAGCGCTTGTGTGTGCATAGATAATATAGTGAGATTCTTTAAAATGAGAATGCAAGGAATTCTTTACAAAGTAACATGTATATAAGGTGAAAACACATCCATAGGTCATGATataacaaacaaattttttgaatCAACTATGCTCTATCTACATTGATGTGCCAGACAATTCTTACAGCTCAGGTAACAAATCCTGAAAATACAGATGAAGCGTCTGTGAGTAGTAGATTGGCTTGTATGCACGAACGAAAGGGAAATCCTTAATATCATATCCTATATGGTAGAAAATAGATctattgagaaaaataagCCATTTATTTGAGGATAATGTAACAATAGCCAATAGTTTCTCTCGACTTACCAATTATAGCTTTCCTCATCGACCATCAGCAGAAGTAAAGGACTCTGCAAATCCATTAGGCCTTGCAGGAATACTGCTTTTGCTGTCCTCAAGGCTAGTATAGCTGATCCCTCTGCTTTCTGCTTCCTGCCAAACCTTTAACATTTGAGGCAGAGGTTGGTTGTAATCAATCCCAGAGAGACAATCTGATTCGTCTTCAACTGGTTTCCACTTTTCAACAAGTAGGGACAACACGTTCACTGCATGGCCCATATCAGGCCGATGGCTTGGTTCCCTCGCTGTGCAATGGCCAGCCAGTTCAGTTATTATGGAGATGCTCTCAAAAGTTTCTTCATTAACTTCAAGCACTGGATCAATTGCAGCCATAAGTTTCTCTTTGCTTGACTTGATCCGCCAAAACCACTCAGCCAAGTATCGGCTTTCCTCTGGCCGGTTCTCATCAAGTGCCATTAATCCAGTCAAAAGTTCCATTAGCACCACCCCAAAGCTGAACACATCTACCTTTGTTGTGATTTTCCCCATTACTGAAACCAATTATCATGACTTGGTAAGATATTTGGGCAGATCAGATGTACAGGTAGATAACAAGTTGAATactttataaaattgaaacatAAGTAGAGTATCCCATAAATTCCCACCAGTTGTGTTCAAGGAAACTACTGGTAGTTTTAACTAAAGTAAGATACAGTAGTCTCATACCAAGTGAACTCTATAGTTATTAATTATAAGTTATATAACATATTCCTGTAATGATAAGAACTATTTATCTGCCCTTTTTTCAACTACATAATAGAAACATCTATTAATATTGCCTATTGATCTTTGACCGAACACACCTTTATAGAACTAAGAGATATAGTATGGCGTTTGACTTGTAGATTATTCATCACCGTGGGGCTTAATCAGAGGCAGTTTATCTCTCATTGAGGTTAAAAAGTAAAGGAATTTATTGGTATTTACAGCAGCGATAGACATGTTTCACATGTACAGGACAATCCACAAGACGTAAGCTTGATGGTATTAGGGCACCAAGCATTTTCATTATTGCAAAATAAGAAGAATAGATATTGCATTTTAAAGCCTTTCTAATTGCaaacaatttttcattatcGCATTTTCattatcacaaaataagaaGAATAGATAAGGGGTTTTCAGATGCAGATTTATTTACTATGGCCGACAATCTTTCTCTTTCAGATGCAAATTCTAAATTACCCCATGGTAACTGAGTTAAAGACAGACCAAGTGTTCTGAGCCAGTTATCAATCTCGTTTTTACTGTAGTGGGaaacaaattcattttttccTCATGCATTTACTTAAGTCCAATATTGAAATATTGTAATTCATTTTTGTAGATTTTTTCCACTTTGTGACTACTGtttctagaagtgcgtgctCTCCAAAATATGAGACCTAATTCAACCAACTAATTTATAATCATAACTGCTAAGTATTCGCAAATCATAAGAACTTAAAGAACTGTGACAGAAGTATATAccttatttttctgtttaagATAAGAAAGGGTACCTAAGAGTACGAAACATGAAAATTCTAGCTAGACATGACGTACTGATATTAAGTGAATTTGTAAACCAGATAAGATTTCAATATAATAGTTACATTAGTGTTTTGAGTCTATTCTTTTGCATGCTTTAGCAGATGAACTTATTTCTGAATTTATTGCAAGAACAAAATCTGAGAGGggaatgaaaagaaaattttaccTGCATATTCAGGTGCAAGGTATCCAAATGTCCCTGCAAGCTTAGTGGCAATAGACTTCTCCCCATCAGGAGCAAGTTTCACCAACCCAAAATCCGAAACTTTTGCATGAAAGTTATCATCCAGAAGAATATTAGAAGATTTGAGATCTCGGTGTATGAAGGTCTGGCGGGCTAAATTATGTAGGTACTCCATTGCTCTTGCAACATCCAATACAATTGTGAGTCTCCTTGTCCAAGACAAAGGTTTCAGGTTGAGGCTCTTCCAATGGAAAAGATGCCGGCTAAGAGCACCTTGAGACAAATACTCGTAGACAAGAAGCCTTTCATTGCCTTCGATGGAGTACCCCAAAAGAGAAACTAAGTGCCGATGACGGACCTTGGATAGAACAGCAATTTCTGCCTCAAATTCATCCAATGCTTTGCTACTGATTACCCCACCCTCCATTCTCTTAACAGCTAATTGTGTCCCATCTTCTAGTTCACCCTTGTAAACAGTTCCAAATCCGCCACGGCCTAGCTCATTTTCGGGTGCAAAATTTTTGGTCACCTTTCGAAGAACTTGAACAGAAATGACAAGGTTCCCAGCCTCAATCATATGAGAGTTTTCTGTTCCACCACTGTTGTGACTGACCGTAGTCCTAGTtttagttgacaagcttccaGTGGTGTTACTTGCAACTGCAATCTTATACAAATTTTCTGGATCAGATGGATCTCTTGGGTGAATCACAACGGAAGCAGGGGCCTCCAAgatgtttttccttttcttacaGCAGTATATAGACAgacaaatcaacaaaaaagCCGCAACACCAACAACTGCAATTCCAGCAACGATAATAACTGGTTTGGGTCTTTTGGACCTTTGGGGTTGAACATCCACTTGGATAGCACCAGATGGATTCGGGTCTGGATGAGTAATTGGCGAAGGTGGACTCTGTGATAATGGGGATTTTGGTGGTTTTCCACTACCTGATGATGGACTATCTGATGGAGGTTGCAAACTGTTGCGTGGAGGTGGGCTTCTAGTAGATAAAGGAGGTTGTGCAGTCTGATTAGCAACTAAAAGAGGATTTCCCTCGGCGATGACCTTCAGGCTATCAGGAAATTTTGGCAATGGAGGCTCAATATTGTTTCCACTTATATCCAATAATCTCAACGATTTCAACTCAGTAAAGTTAGTAGGAACTTTACCAATTATGTTGTTTCCTGGAAGTCTTACATTGACCAGAGAATCCAACTTTGCAAGTGCAGGACTCAGGGTACCATTTAACTTGTGCCTAGGCAAATTGATGACAGAAACCTTGGACTCTGGATTGCAACTCAATCCCAACCATCCCCCCTCACAGGGGTTATTACCAGACCACCCAGATGCAAGACTTGATGGATAATTCAAATCACCAAGAAAATCCAGAAGTGCAGTAACTTCTGGGGCACATTGAATCCCAGGATCAGGTTGACAAAATGAATTAGAATTATAAGTAACATTACTAGACTTAAACTTCGGTATTGGACCCATGAGCTGGTTATTTCCCAGGTCCAATTTGTCAAGCTCCATATCAGCCAATGTCTGCGGAATCAGACCAACAAGATGGTTACCATTGAGGTTGAGTTCCTTAAGAGAAGAAAGATCCCCAATGTTCTCTGGGATTGTTCCTGTGAATTGGTTTCCATGCAACCAAACCTGTGTCAATGATGACATTGATGCAATTACATCAATTGGACCAGTCATGCCACCATCTTGATTATTCAACCACAAAATCTGCACCAAAGACTGTCCGAAATTCAGGGGTATCTCACCAGTTAATTTATTAAAGGAAAGTTGTAGCACCGTGAGAGACGGCAATCCGCCTAAGAATTCAGGCAATGGTCCAACCAAATTACATTCAATCAAGGAAATATTTTGTAATTGAACTGATTTTGCTAACTCATTAGGAAGAGACCATCCAGTAGAGGCATTCAATGGAATGTGATCCAGAGCCAAAACCCTGAGACTGCTAAGTCCATTGAAGAAATCAGAAGGGATTGTATCAAACAGGTTCTGATCCAAATAAGCATATTCCAGTTCAGATAAGCCACTAAAAGTGGGCAATTTCCCATTGAAGTTGTTCCTTTGCAGGCCAAGGTTGTAGAGCTTAGAGAGCTGGTTGAAGTTCTGAGGCAGAGGTCCTTTGAGCCCCATATTCTGAACTTGAATCTGTGTGACTCTGTCCCCACTACAGAACACATGAGGCCATGAAGGAGGGCCACAAGGGTCAAGCCCATTTTCTGGCCAATTGAGAAGCTCTGAATTCTCCAACCCTTTTCTGAAATCATTCAGAATTTTCAGGTCACCAGGGAAAGTGGCACCATAAGCCACCATGAACAGACACAAAACCAGAAAATTGCATAGCCTCCATCTCCACCCTCCCTCCATAGCCACTCCCTATAACCAATCGACtacagcaacagcaacaaaCCCCAATGCACTCCACAAACCACAAgaatttcaacaccaatcccCAAAACAGACTATAATAACCAAAACCAAGATTCAGAAATGCAGAGAAAAAGTGAATGGCGAAGAAAACTGAACCTGAAATGCACGTGAGTCACTCCATTTTGTAAGAGTCAGGAAGTTGGGCAAGAAAATGGAAGGCTTTGGGGAAAATGGCAACGACCCAGACGAGAATTCAAAGCTGAGAAAATGAAGAGAGATAATCTCATACTTTTTTGGATGGATTTACCTAATGCTGAACCACGAGGTCcatgactctctctctctctctctttctctctcttttgctcGCTTCCTTTAACCCCTTTCTCTGTTCCAGAGTGTTTGTTGTCTGTAATTTCTCTACAGTTGCAACCAGTGAACTGACTCTTTTGCCCGAGATGAGGTTGGCTAAGGTAAGAATGACAAGTATCATCCACCTGTCAGCAGGGagtgaaagaagaaagaaagaaagaaagatttgCTCTTTAATTCCCACAATTGTATATCGCCGTGGGACGGAGGCATGATATTAATaagttattaataaaataatatttaaataattataatggGAACAGAAAAGCCAAACAAGTGATTTGTCGAGTCCCATACCGAATTACTGATGGCGGCTTCAGGGAGCTCCGTTAATTACGGATTTGGAGATTTCTACACATTCCCCGTTCTTCCTCGGAAGAAATAGAATAATATCTAGGACTAGGAATCCTGGTGTCTCATATTGCCATCATTGTTTCTTACAATTTTCCACTggaataatataatttttaggTGGCATTTGATTGGCGGGAAAATGAACTTAGGAATGACAAATCATTTACTTTCGCAATTACAGTAAGTTCATGTTTCAAAAAAGGTTCTCTATGAAACTCTCTATTTGTCTCggctttcattttcatttccgATGGGGAAATGAGCAAATTTTGGCTCTTTAAAACTGTCGAGGAGCTCCTCTTCAAAATAAATGGAATTTTGAcatttgttaatttcatttaattttgtcttttttcaaaattattttaacCTTTGTTTTGGAAATTATCAAGTGTCAAAACCTCATTTGCTTTGAGAATAAGCTCCTCTTCAGTTTTAAAGAGTCAAACTTGTTtcgaaatgaaaaaaacttaTTACATTGTGTTATGACCCAGTTGCCctcattaaaattaaataaatcacATAAAGCattctttttctaaattagggatataattgaaaatttaaacaaattttatttcctGTTCCTACGCAAATCAAATTTgagcaagaaaataaaatggtaTTTATAGTTACTTTTCCAGTAttattaaacatgagaaatgaatttatgaattttcatttcttattCTCTCTTGAAAAAGACATAGAAACTAATTCACGCATTtaagggccagtttggcattgctgtgctgtgaaaataatcgctgtcagatttgctgtgagagaaatcagctgtgagagaaagcagtttggcgtttggtaaaatttttgttaaaagtgttgttggtattgattttatgcataatcagaaaatgattgccgcataatcattaaacccagcgccttttcgaaactgattcctgcataatcagaaaatgaaagcacctcattagctgctttcctttatagctttctctcacagcaatttttaacaataagtgattttctcatagtttaccaaacggattgggcttttcaaaatttttaaaaaatcacttattaccccaaataagcaataccAAACGGGCACTAACTGTGTGTTCTAAAATGgcttaaaacaataaaaattcttCTGAGGATGTTTGGTGCAGAAACTTAAAAGTGCATATGAATGGTAAAAACAAAagtgtcttctttttttttttttttttttcctttgaaaaATCACTTCAATTACTAATTTAAAATTAGATTATATTTTTAACAACATCGTTTTCAACAATAACACTTATGAACAAAAGTATTCTCGAACTGCTTCAACAAGAACTGACAATTATATAAGAGGATGTGAGTGGTCGAGTGTGTTAAGCTTATTATGACAGCTCATTAGAACCTTTTGGAAGTTCACATCTTGATGAAGATGACGTGGTACAACAAGAGGAAAGTTGTGTCGACGTACGTACACAACCGTCCCTATAGTAGTAAGGAAATAACATGAGTTGTAGAATTTGTCTCAAAAATTTTTAGAAGTCCTTGCATTGCGTAAttattaattgagaatttgtccCAAATTTTAGCCGCTCTTTTTCTCTGTCAATCCTAAAGAAATATTCCATAGAGAGGAGGGATGAGAAAGAAGCGTTACtgtctctcctcctcctcctctcttctcgtcttttttttttaggtaaGTGAATAAGTTCACTAGggtgttttgaataaaaagccCATTTTGGTGGTTTCTTCGAAGCCATGGTTAGATTGAACTCCCCATAAGCTCTTTTAGTTTATGTTCTCAATCAATTTCTACTCTCATAACTTGCTCCCTAACGCTGCTCATGCTCTTTAAATTTGATTCTTCATCGTATTTGACGGAGGTTGCTGCAAATCACTCAATTGTTTTTTGACAAAGGTGTTGTTTTCGTTTATTTGTTCGCTCTTATGCGCAGGTAGATCGctgaaaatcatattttctcAAGATCTATTACGGTGTGGTGGTGCGTGTGGCCGTGATGGTGCTTCTTcaagtggtggtggtggtggtagggtTCGTTTAGGCTCATTGGTTGATTTAAGGTTTCGGTTATGTTGGGGTTGTGGGCTTTGTTTGGGTTTATAACTAATTGTAGTGATGTGAGCTAGTAGTTTTAGTGCGACTTTTGTCCGCATTAGTTTTGCTTTTAGCATGTTAGTTTGTTACCCTCTTGGGATTGGGATTTTAGATGTCTTGTTTAATTGTACTATTGAAGtttatctaatgaagtttttatttgataaaaaaaccaaaaaaaaaaaaaaaacaagaagagaaagatattGAATGTTGTGAATAAGTGAATGAATAGGTCAAGCAGACCAACTAAACCAATATTAAGTATTATTAGTTTCTTTATCAAAGAATCTGCTACCATATTAGCTTTCCAATATACATATTGAAACGAGACTTGAGTAGATTCTCAATtttatgatgatgatgttgttgtTAGCCTTTATGtcttgttttagttttagggttttttttttttttgtttttttttgtttttgttttttttgcaccctaatttctttttcctcgTCATTTTTTTATCATCTTAAAATTGGTTTGTTGTGATGGTGTTGTGTAATGGTTTTTGATTTGCAGGTCAATTTGTTAGAGTATTGAGATCGCATCTCACAtccaagttcaaattttactttctgtaaattatattaatttagagtagtttagacAAATCACTTATATCAAAACTTTTATgcttaatttttaatttcatgctCTCTAAACAAATCCATAAATTTTCTAAATCTTTCATAATCCCCTTAAACATAATCTTAACTAATACACCTGAATAAACTCCCATCaacactaaaaaaaattatgtaaaaagcaatcagaaaattaaaaagaataaagaataaaaaaagctTGCGTGACTGAAGAGCTTGGAAGAATTATCAAGAATCAGGAAAGTAATTGATTACTGTAGGAAGAGTGGGTAACATGCTCCATCTCTGGACATAAAAGCAAAAGGCATGCAGTTGTAAGATACAATTGTAACATTCATTTGATCTTAGTGGGATAGATTATGTTTTCCCCTTTCTTGCTCACCCTTTGTTTCTGTATTAAGAAATCATATCCCAAAAAAGGGCATTTGTGGGGACTGGAGATGGATTTCTTTTGCTTGGGTAAGCCATTCCCCAAGTTATTACTTTTTGACCGTTTCAACAGGGGCCCTAAACACTAATTAGAGCAAGTAATTACGGTGTAATATTAGATTATGACTACGTGGTATAATTTGTTCaagtattataatataaataaatatttattgatactAGACCttcaaaataagaaattttaattttatcgtCCACTCAAATTATAATACGTGaacaaattatattatatagcTATATTTCAATGCTATACAACAATTTCTGAACTTGCAGGGATATATCTTGCCCTTATCTCAAGGCAAGCCCAAAGTACAATATTCTAGCCAACAGTGAGTTGCTTGCCATAATGAGGTCATAGATGCTTATCAGACTGAAACACATTCGTGGACATTTCACCTACACATGGCACATGCATCTACAAGGAGTTCGAGTTCAATTTTGCTTCCATTTTGGAATATCATAAATTCATCGGTTTAAAATATCTAAATTTATGGTATATTTCTAGGTTCTAAAATGGGCAAAATAGATTTTGaaacaaagtttttttttttaacataaaaagCAAGAAGCTTGTAATTTAAATGGTTAAAAGTAGTTAATTTTGCATATCATATCTTATATTCGAATCACTCCTCTCCTGATATCGATagtatgaaaaagaaattaaaggaaaaaaatgcagtgactccaaaaaaaaaaaaattgaaaaaagttatggcatgaaaataaataggacaaaattttggtttaGGCTAGGGCTACATTTACCAAAGTTAGGGCTAATTTTTAGATGGATCGAATGTAACATCCCatatcgaccaacggagaggggatGATGTGCCTTAGATGTGCATGCTCACCTCTATCTAGTACGAgaccttttgggagctcattgGCTTTGGAATCATGGGAATttcgaagttaagcgagtttgggctagagcaatcccaagatgggtgacACACTGGGAAGTttctcgtgagctcccagaaacaaaaggGTAAAgaggggcccaaagcggacaatatcgtgctacggcggagctgATCCGGGGTGTGACATCAAATAGGAATGAGGAGATTTCAATtccaattcaaaaaaattcagaatgaAAATCCTATTCCAATTtcgtttaaattttttttaggaaTTTCAATATCCATTCCAATTAGGAAAACTCGGAACTTGTATATTTCAGaagtttttggaaaattttggaaactagttcaaaattttaaacatgCACAACCATACTTAACCTTTGAAAACTCTTATATTCTCTAGTACTTGGATGTTGTTATCCCTTATGGAATAACTTGTCTATGTATATTGgtcattaaattatatttagcTCAACATGAAATTAAATTGTATGAATTCTAAGCTTGAAATCCCAATATATTTTGGAATTCggaattttttgaaatttcaagatACTTTCCAATTCCAATCCAACTTTTTTCGGAATTTTCGAATATCAGAGTTAATTTGGAGTTGCcaaaattggaattttttgAATCGTATTGGCCTGAAACTCGAGTTTTTAAGTTAGTTCACTATATCAAAAAAACAGTACAACTCACTTATTTTGTCTCAAAAACAGAGCCGACTCTGGCCCAAGACCCATAACATAGGGAggcacaaatttttttatagcctatatatatatatatatatatatttgaaaaataaaacaaaataaaaagaaactaaatgGACGCTTAACGTTAGTCTCGTGCATTGGAAACCACAAATTTATCTCCCCTCGAACCATGATATAAGCAGGGTGTCAATACAAATCAAAATACTATAggttattattaattattttttttcgttaGTTGAGGACACTGAGAAGGGCGGTGAGTGTAGGGACGGATCTACAGAGGAGCAAGGgtggtcaattgacccctgcAACCTCTGAAATCTGCCATTAAAGAGGAGAAAATTGACCCCTgcaaagtgtttgataaaagtCCCCAAAGAGGCCAGACTTGGTTGCTTGCTCCAGCTGCTTGCGCGCAgcgcttttgttttttttttctccccccgacgtcaaaacgacgtcgttctactaaagggtttttttttttattttttataaacctggccaaaacgacgtcgttttggctcaggtttttaaaaaaaaaaaaaaaaaaaaagggacagACTCTGTTTAACAGAGAGCCCGATGCTCTCCTCTCTCCCAAATCagtttcatttcttttttttcaattgccAAACCCTATATCCTCAAAGTTCAAACCCCAAATCATATTGAACCAaccttcaacttcaactaatccaatccaaccaCTCCATCTCCATCTGCCAGCGGCAACACCAACCTCATAGTGGTGGCaacaacaaagcaaaaaaatcagccccaaattcaatttgatttcaaaggTGGATTTTTCATTGTCTCTCAAATTTGAAAGTATGTTATCCTAATTTCTAATCTCTTTATGCtttaacaaattaataaatattcttATATGTTTGATATTCTCTTGATTAGTtattttgttgaggttttattttggttagttaatttgaataaattagggttattttttttatgtaattagATTGTATATGCTTTAGTTAGATTATATCTTGGTATATTGGAttagtttttgtgtttgttaatTACTGAAGATTCttgtatatttttgttttattggttgttgtgattttattttggttgtttgaataaattagggatttttttaaatagattttatttgtatttgttagtTAGATTGTATGCTTTATTGATTATTTCTACCCAAACAGGTTATGGAACGATATTTTAAGAGAAAGTTTTCATCAACTACCTCTAGTTCAGATAATGTGGGTAGTTCAAGTGTAAGAGATGTGGGTATTTCAAGAGATGTGGTGGGTAGTTCGAAAGAAAGTGAGTTGCAAGATGTATTGGCTAATCTTCCTGCAGACCCTGGACTTCGACCTCAAATGTTGGATTATGATCCTAACATTCGAGACGAAGTTCGAAGAGCATATCTACAGAAGGGTCCATGTCAACCTAAGGATCACACATTTCCACAAACCGATCTTTCAGGGTATGATCGACGCTTTAATGTCAAGTGGTTTGATGAGTTTGACTGGTTGGAGTACAGTATTAGTAAAGATGCTGCATTTTGCCTTTATTGTTATCTCTtcaaatccaatttcaaaattgGTCAAGGCTGTAGCGATGTCTTCACCGAGGTGGGTTTTacaaattggaagaagaaagataaaattagGCAACATGTTGGAGGTGTTGGGAGTGTTCATAATCAATCTAGACAATATTGTGTGGATCTTATGAATCAAAAGCAACACATCCAAACAGTTTTGATAAAGCAATCAGACCAAGCTCGCATTGATTATCGTATTTGCTTGACAGCTTCTCTTGATTGTGTGAGATTTTTGTTGAAGCAAGGTCTTCCTTTTCGTGGCAATGATGAGAGTGACACTTCAAACAACAAGGGGAATTATGTAGAACTCTTACAATTTCTTGCTGATCATGATGAGAAAGTTAAGGCTGTTGTGTTAGAAAATGCTCCAGGGAATCTCAAGCTCATAGCTCCAACAATTCAAAAAGATCTTGTGAATGCTTGTGCAACTGAAACTATTAAGAAAATCATTAAGGATATGGATGGTGCCTTCTTCTCCTTATTAGTTGATGAATCACGTGATATATCAGAATGGGAGATCAATGGTTGAGTGATAGCTTACTTGTTTATATTGAGAAAGACGTGTTTGTTTGTATTGATAATGAAACTATAATGGGACGTTTtcagaatatgaaaactcgtcgtggacaattgtaatgtggttttttctattaattatGAANTTATAAATTATCGTATCATTTTTATGGGTTTATTTTGTATAGAAAGTTTTTACCCTTTTAGACGTTGACCCCTGCAAGGAAAATTCCTGGATCCGTCCCTGGGTGAGTGGAGAGGTTGATTGTTGAAACAATATACCAATCCATTTTGATCTTTCATATAATACTTTAGTT comes from Prunus dulcis chromosome 6, ALMONDv2, whole genome shotgun sequence and encodes:
- the LOC117630282 gene encoding zinc finger MYM-type protein 1-like; amino-acid sequence: MERYFKRKFSSTTSSSDNVGSSSVRDVGISRDVVGSSKESELQDVLANLPADPGLRPQMLDYDPNIRDEVRRAYLQKGPCQPKDHTFPQTDLSGYDRRFNVKWFDEFDWLEYSISKDAAFCLYCYLFKSNFKIGQGCSDVFTEVGFTNWKKKDKIRQHVGGVGSVHNQSRQYCVDLMNQKQHIQTVLIKQSDQARIDYRICLTASLDCVRFLLKQGLPFRGNDESDTSNNKGNYVELLQFLADHDEKVKAVVLENAPGNLKLIAPTIQKDLVNACATETIKKIIKDMDGAFFSLLVDESRDISEWEING
- the LOC117631393 gene encoding receptor-like kinase TMK3, encoding MEGGWRWRLCNFLVLCLFMVAYGATFPGDLKILNDFRKGLENSELLNWPENGLDPCGPPSWPHVFCSGDRVTQIQVQNMGLKGPLPQNFNQLSKLYNLGLQRNNFNGKLPTFSGLSELEYAYLDQNLFDTIPSDFFNGLSSLRVLALDHIPLNASTGWSLPNELAKSVQLQNISLIECNLVGPLPEFLGGLPSLTVLQLSFNKLTGEIPLNFGQSLVQILWLNNQDGGMTGPIDVIASMSSLTQVWLHGNQFTGTIPENIGDLSSLKELNLNGNHLVGLIPQTLADMELDKLDLGNNQLMGPIPKFKSSNVTYNSNSFCQPDPGIQCAPEVTALLDFLGDLNYPSSLASGWSGNNPCEGGWLGLSCNPESKVSVINLPRHKLNGTLSPALAKLDSLVNVRLPGNNIIGKVPTNFTELKSLRLLDISGNNIEPPLPKFPDSLKVIAEGNPLLVANQTAQPPLSTRSPPPRNSLQPPSDSPSSGSGKPPKSPLSQSPPSPITHPDPNPSGAIQVDVQPQRSKRPKPVIIVAGIAVVGVAAFLLICLSIYCCKKRKNILEAPASVVIHPRDPSDPENLYKIAVASNTTGSLSTKTRTTVSHNSGGTENSHMIEAGNLVISVQVLRKVTKNFAPENELGRGGFGTVYKGELEDGTQLAVKRMEGGVISSKALDEFEAEIAVLSKVRHRHLVSLLGYSIEGNERLLVYEYLSQGALSRHLFHWKSLNLKPLSWTRRLTIVLDVARAMEYLHNLARQTFIHRDLKSSNILLDDNFHAKVSDFGLVKLAPDGEKSIATKLAGTFGYLAPEYAVMGKITTKVDVFSFGVVLMELLTGLMALDENRPEESRYLAEWFWRIKSSKEKLMAAIDPVLEVNEETFESISIITELAGHCTAREPSHRPDMGHAVNVLSLLVEKWKPVEDESDCLSGIDYNQPLPQMLKVWQEAESRGISYTSLEDSKSSIPARPNGFAESFTSADGR